The proteins below are encoded in one region of Solenopsis invicta isolate M01_SB chromosome 8, UNIL_Sinv_3.0, whole genome shotgun sequence:
- the LOC120358383 gene encoding uncharacterized protein LOC120358383 — protein sequence MPKAFQELSRRQKNRRLCAYAREDSTDTSENKNSDTINANEECNLTKSYEELSVVPDDETIHDVNDYNILPEEKWIDEEDDYICIVETVMKNSEATISEIELLMQDWLRRAGDRLRLLLAQK from the coding sequence ATGCCAAAAGCTTTTCAAGAGTTATCCAGACGGCAAAAAAATCGCCGTCTTTGTGCATACGCGAGAGAAGACAGTACTGAcacatctgaaaataaaaattcggaCACTATTAACGCCAATGAAGAATGCAATTTGACAAAATCATATGAAGAGCTCTCAGTAGTACCTGATGATGAGACTATTCATGATGTTAACGATTACAATATATTACCTGAGGAGAAATGGATTGATGAGGAGGATGATTACATTTGTATTGTAGAAACTGTTATGAAGAATAGCGAGGCGACTATCAGCGAGATAGAATTATTGATGCAAGATTGGCTGCGACGAGCTGGTGACCGATTGCGTTTGTTACttgcacaaaaataa
- the LOC120358505 gene encoding uncharacterized protein LOC120358505 translates to MLMLPCVRTCVTRAASCQKKKKTRATRATRLTRQKEVALLCRSFQSSVDRADRGNNGIKNVAEINALMKRGGKNVEDLTNNIMTKVFTNELASNFSMQGKQKKKALLDFTVTSCIEAIMACENSKEDYIQKQMGKWLANAPVRLSRNRTKKENLEAAKTN, encoded by the exons ATGTTAATGCTTCCgtgtgtgcgtacgtgtgtgACTCGAGCGGCGAGCTG ccaaaagaagaagaagacacgAGCTACGAGAGCCACGAGGCTGACGAGACAAAAGGAAGTCGCGTTGTTGTGCCGGTCGTTCCAGTCGAGTGTTGATCGCGCGGACAGAGGAAATAACGGAATAAAAAATGTTGCCGAG ATCAACGCACTTATGAAACGGGGCGGAAAAAACGTAGAAGATTTAACAAACAATATAATGACCAAAGTTTTTACGAACGAGTTGGCATCCAATTTTAGTATGCAGggtaaacagaaaaaaaaagctTTACTGGATTTTACAGTAACTTCGTGCATTG AAGCGATAATGGCTTGCGAAAATAGTAAAGAAGATTATATTCAGAAACAAATGGGCAAGTGGCTAGCGAATGCGCCTGTTCGCTTATCCAGAAATAG aacAAAGAAGGAAAATTTGGAGGCGGCCAAAactaattaa